The bacterium genome contains the following window.
TTGTCCCCTCCGCATTGTTTACAATAATTCTTGCAGGACCCACAGCCTGAGTGACACCAAGACTAGCATCAACAACATAAAAAGTAGCCTCAGGATTTGGTCTTTTAAACATTATAGCTAGTTTTTCACTAGATTGCAGAGACATACAGGCAGGGTCAGTACCATGGGCGACGCAAGCTCCTGTAATTTTATTTCCTCTCTGGTTCTGAATTTGATACATTGATTGAACTTCTGATGGTTGACCATCAGACTCAAGTATGCGGGGCACTTTGTTATCATCAGCGTCACCAAATACAACAACTTGATTTGAAATTCCCATATCAAAATACGCACCATATCCCATATTAAAATTAGGATTGGCAGAGGCTGTTGCTCTCACTCCAATACCATAGGTCTGTGCCTCTCTTACAGAAAGTGCAGTCTCATACGCAAGGTTCGTTATCAAAATACTACTATTCAATCCAGTCTGATTAAATAATGCAGCACCCATAATTACAGCAAAAATACCAAGAACAACAATAAGCTCAATCATAGTAAACCCCCCATTCTTTAGCTTTACAATCTGCTTATTTTTTTTAGAAAAAATTACCTTCATTAGCTATATTGTAACACAACAGAAAACAAGAAAATAGTAAATTATGAATTAAATATCGCAAGAAAATCCATTACAGAAATATTTAAGAAGAATACAATCAACAGTCCAAGTATTAGGAATGGTGCAAACGGTATCTCACTTTGAAATTTAACAGAATACAGTTGCTTGAAATCACTTTGTATTCCCATTCTATTCTTTCTGTTTGCCGTCTTTTTTGATATAAATTTCATCACAGCAACGCCTCCCATTGCAATAAGTGATATTATTGCTCCAATCCAGAAGGCAAAAACAACAGCTGAGAAGCCATATTTAACTCCAAGAAGCCATCCGATTCCTAACCCGAGCTTTGCATCACCAAGTCCCATCCACTTCCCTCCTGAGATAAGCCAAATGAAATAGAATGGAAATGCAACGAAGATTCCAGAAAGTAGCATCATATACCCATCAAAGTTCAGTGGTATGCCAAAAAGAATACTAGAAGTTTCATAATTGAAGCTGAGAAAAATCTGAAGAAATGCTATAGCAGCAAATGCGTATGAGAATTCATCGGGAATAATTTTATGCTTGAAATCATAAACTGTCATCAGAACCAGCAAACACATAATTATTAAAGATACCCCTACAGATACACCAAAAATTAATGGCGACACCTCAAGTATTGCTGCGTTTTTTAAATATACAAACAAAAACAGAACGGCAGTGAAAATCTCTACCAATACATATTGTGGAGATATCTTACTTTTACACGTTCTACATTTTCCTTTTAGGAATATCCAACTGAAAATTGGGAACAGGTCTATTACAGACAATGTTCTTCTGCACGATGGACATTTAGAGCGACCCCCCAACCCCCTCCCTGTATTAAATCTATATAAAACTACATTCAAGAAACTTCCAATAATGGCGCCAAAAATAAAAAAGGCAAATGATAAGAAAATGGTCATGTCTATATAATACATTATTATTGGTGTGCTGGCGATTGGGTAGTTTCCAGCTGTATTTTGTGATTTTAGAACAACAAAAAAACCGAGCCGGAATATCTCCAAACTCGGTTTTTAATTCTCCCAAACTATGTCAAATTAACTTCCACAAACACCCCCCGTAACTGTATTTCCTGTTGTAGAAGCTGATTTTCCAGTACTATCTACACACCAATATGCGCCAGACGTCTTTGCTGCTACAGCCCAAGCTGTAGTTGATGCGGTACAATAAACGGAATTTACTGGTGAAGTTTTTGTCTTAACATCCGTTATAAGAGTTTTTAAGCCTGTATCTGCGATAAAAATACCACCGGTACAGTCAGCAGAACTACTGTAACTTCCAGCTGTCGAATAATACAACTCCGCCTGAGCTCTCATGTTTGAAAGCTCAGATTGGATAGCTGCATCCTGTCCTTTTGTTCTCGCTGTTGTAAGTGAAGCTAACACAACAGATGAAAGAATACCGATGATAGCAATAACTACCAAGAGCTCGATCAATGTGAAACCTTTATTTGAATTTTTCATAAACTATTTTTAAATTTAATTGTTATAACAATGAGACTGGCCGAAAACCGAAACTGATTTTTAACTTGATTTTGATTTCAAAATTACGTGAGTGTCTTAAATAGACATTCACGTATGTTTAATTATATACTATATATACAAATAGGCTATTTTGATGTGTGGATAGGTCATTTGCGTCCATTACTTTTTTCCTTCTTTCCCAATTACTACATAGATGAAGACACGTTGTAAATAGGAATCAAAACTGACGCGAGCAAGAATCCAACACCAAGACCAAGTGCAACAATCATAATAGGTTCAATCAAGTCCACAAGTGTATCAACTGCTTGCATAACCTCTCTTTGATAGAATTTAGCAAGAGTCTTTAGAATTCCACCCACATCTCCCGTCTCCTCTCCAACCTTAACCATCTGTACCATAATTCCTGGAATTTCTTTTTGATAGGGCATCAATGAATCAGACAATGACTTACCACCTCTAACCGCTTCCAATGCGTCATTCAACAAATCTTCATAAACTTTATTGTCCACAACCTTACTTGTAAGTTCAAGTGCTTTAACCATAGGAACACCAGAAATTAGCTGTGTGTTCATGTTATCTGCAATTCTTGAAAGATACAGTTTCTTATACAAACTACTTACATAAGGAATCTCTAATTTAAATTTTGCAAACGAGTCCTTGCCAGCTGGTGTTCTTGCGTAATAAATAAGTAAAATAATTCCTGCAATGAACACCGCCAAAAAGAAGAATCCATATCTCACCATAAAATTACTAAGTCCAATAACAATTTTTGTATAAATAGGAACCTCTTGTCCAGAATCAAGAATAATTGAAGAGATTTTTGGAATAACCACAGTAAGCATCAGAATCATAACGGCAAAGAATGTGAAGATAACAAAGGCTGGATAAATTAAGGCATTCTTAACCTTTGATGAAACTTCATAACTTCTATCAAGATAGTCAGCTAGGTATTCAAATGTCTCATCCAACTTACCAGACTCCTCCCCCGCCTTGATCATGTTTGTATAAAAAGAGGAGAAAACTCTTGGATGCTTTGACAAAGCAGATGACATGGATGTACCACCCTGAATATCTTCTGCAACTTCTGAAAGAATTATTCTAAGATTCTTATTCTCCATTTCCCCCGCTAGCAATCTAAAGATTCTAAGAGCAGAAACCTGCGCAGTAAAGAGTGTAGCCAACTGACGAGACAAAATAACAATATCCTTGTTTGAGATACCTGTACCAAAAATAGCCAAATCTCTACTTAAAAGACCTTTATCTTCAGCTGGCTTAATTGAGGAAATTGTCAGATTTCTTCTTTGAAGAGAGTTTATGGCAATATCAACATTGATTGCATCAATTGTTCCTTCACTCTCGGCTCCACCTTCTCCTATTGCTTTGTATTTGAATAACATCTTTTTTAGATTTGTTTAAATTATACCATTCTTTCTAGATTTTTTGGATTCAAAGAATGCTTATATGCAGATTCAATTGAAATTTCCCCACGTCTTACTAGCTCCGCAAGGGACCTATTCATATCAATCATACCATCACCCATTCCCGTTTCAATTACGGTATTTATTTCATATGATCTTTTCTCTCTAATTAAGTTTGCTGTTGCGTTGTTTGCAATCATAAGCTCAAAGGCAGGAACCATTCCACCTGAAATTTTTGGAATTAATCTTTGTGAAAATATTCCGGTTAAGGATGATGCCAGCTGTGTTCTAATTTGATCCTGTTGTTCAGGTGGAAATGAATCTATAATTCTATCAATGGTTTGCGATGCATTATTAGTATGAAGTGTTGAAAGAACTAAGTGACCAGTCTCGGCTGCTGTTACCGCAGCTGATATTGTCTCCGTATTCCTCATCTCTCCCAATAGAATAACGTTAACGTCTTGACGCAAAACTGAGGTTAGTGCAGCTTCAAAACTATTTGTATCAACAAAAATCTCTCTTTGGTCAATAATAGATTTCTTTTGTTCATACAAATATTCAATGGGGTTTTCAATTGTGATAATATGTTCTGCTCTTTCTTGATTAATAAGTTCAACCATAGACGCCAGGGTTG
Protein-coding sequences here:
- a CDS encoding prepilin-type N-terminal cleavage/methylation domain-containing protein; this encodes MKVIFSKKNKQIVKLKNGGFTMIELIVVLGIFAVIMGAALFNQTGLNSSILITNLAYETALSVREAQTYGIGVRATASANPNFNMGYGAYFDMGISNQVVVFGDADDNKVPRILESDGQPSEVQSMYQIQNQRGNKITGACVAHGTDPACMSLQSSEKLAIMFKRPNPEATFYVVDASLGVTQAVGPARIIVNNAEGTNCRAIVVEVTGQIRVENPGVPNPGLNCTTPTTPIP
- a CDS encoding type II secretion system protein, producing MKNSNKGFTLIELLVVIAIIGILSSVVLASLTTARTKGQDAAIQSELSNMRAQAELYYSTAGSYSSSADCTGGIFIADTGLKTLITDVKTKTSPVNSVYCTASTTAWAVAAKTSGAYWCVDSTGKSASTTGNTVTGGVCGS
- a CDS encoding PilT/PilU family type 4a pilus ATPase: MNYEQELKDLLSTVTLEGASDLHLSEGRHPTVRVNGVLIPLVKKPLLTHDDIDSLLNLMIDEASRKRFLDNKELDFSYQFNEVSRFRGNAYIQRSAHTIALRLIQNKIKTLKELGLPEILESFARMKQGFFLVVGPVGQGKSTTLASMVELINQERAEHIITIENPIEYLYEQKKSIIDQREIFVDTNSFEAALTSVLRQDVNVILLGEMRNTETISAAVTAAETGHLVLSTLHTNNASQTIDRIIDSFPPEQQDQIRTQLASSLTGIFSQRLIPKISGGMVPAFELMIANNATANLIREKRSYEINTVIETGMGDGMIDMNRSLAELVRRGEISIESAYKHSLNPKNLERMV
- a CDS encoding type II secretion system F family protein, whose amino-acid sequence is MLFKYKAIGEGGAESEGTIDAINVDIAINSLQRRNLTISSIKPAEDKGLLSRDLAIFGTGISNKDIVILSRQLATLFTAQVSALRIFRLLAGEMENKNLRIILSEVAEDIQGGTSMSSALSKHPRVFSSFYTNMIKAGEESGKLDETFEYLADYLDRSYEVSSKVKNALIYPAFVIFTFFAVMILMLTVVIPKISSIILDSGQEVPIYTKIVIGLSNFMVRYGFFFLAVFIAGIILLIYYARTPAGKDSFAKFKLEIPYVSSLYKKLYLSRIADNMNTQLISGVPMVKALELTSKVVDNKVYEDLLNDALEAVRGGKSLSDSLMPYQKEIPGIMVQMVKVGEETGDVGGILKTLAKFYQREVMQAVDTLVDLIEPIMIVALGLGVGFLLASVLIPIYNVSSSM
- a CDS encoding prepilin peptidase encodes the protein MEIFRLGFFVVLKSQNTAGNYPIASTPIIMYYIDMTIFLSFAFFIFGAIIGSFLNVVLYRFNTGRGLGGRSKCPSCRRTLSVIDLFPIFSWIFLKGKCRTCKSKISPQYVLVEIFTAVLFLFVYLKNAAILEVSPLIFGVSVGVSLIIMCLLVLMTVYDFKHKIIPDEFSYAFAAIAFLQIFLSFNYETSSILFGIPLNFDGYMMLLSGIFVAFPFYFIWLISGGKWMGLGDAKLGLGIGWLLGVKYGFSAVVFAFWIGAIISLIAMGGVAVMKFISKKTANRKNRMGIQSDFKQLYSVKFQSEIPFAPFLILGLLIVFFLNISVMDFLAIFNS